A genomic stretch from Campylobacter lari subsp. concheus includes:
- the fbaA gene encoding class II fructose-bisphosphate aldolase: MGVLDLVKPGVLSGDDLNIVYNHAKKEGFAIPAVNVVGTNSINAVLESAKKVNSPVIIQFSNGGAKFVAGKACPKAEVIGAISGARHVHLMAKAYGVPVILHTDHAARKLLPWIDALIEANIEFKKETGKPLFSSHMIDLSEEDLESNLSTCENYLKQMSELGISLELELGCTGGEEDGVDNTNIDNAKLYTQPEDVALAYERLSKISDRFSIAASFGNVHGVYKPGNVILRPEILKNSQNYVKEKFNLGEEKPINFVFHGGSGSDIEDIKAALSYGVIKMNIDTDTQWAFWDGVREYELKNKAYLQGQIGNPEGDDKPNKKYYDPRVWLRAGEESMIKRLECAFSDLNCIDRN, encoded by the coding sequence ATGGGTGTATTAGATCTTGTTAAGCCAGGTGTTTTAAGCGGTGATGATCTAAATATCGTGTATAATCATGCAAAAAAAGAAGGATTTGCTATCCCTGCGGTAAATGTCGTAGGGACAAATTCTATCAATGCGGTTTTAGAAAGTGCTAAAAAAGTTAATTCACCTGTGATTATTCAGTTTTCAAATGGGGGAGCTAAATTTGTAGCAGGAAAAGCTTGCCCAAAAGCTGAAGTAATTGGTGCTATAAGTGGTGCAAGACATGTGCATTTAATGGCAAAAGCTTATGGAGTTCCAGTGATTTTACACACAGATCATGCTGCTAGAAAATTACTTCCTTGGATTGATGCTTTGATTGAAGCAAATATTGAGTTTAAAAAAGAAACAGGCAAGCCTTTATTTAGCTCTCATATGATTGATTTAAGTGAAGAGGATTTAGAAAGTAATCTAAGTACTTGCGAAAATTATTTAAAGCAAATGTCTGAGCTTGGGATTTCTTTGGAGCTTGAGCTAGGATGTACGGGTGGTGAAGAAGATGGAGTGGATAATACTAATATCGATAATGCAAAATTATACACTCAGCCTGAAGATGTAGCACTAGCTTATGAGAGACTTTCTAAAATTAGTGATAGATTTTCAATCGCAGCTAGCTTTGGTAATGTACATGGAGTATATAAACCAGGAAATGTGATTTTAAGACCTGAAATTCTTAAAAACTCTCAAAATTATGTAAAAGAAAAATTCAATCTTGGTGAAGAAAAACCAATCAATTTTGTTTTCCATGGTGGCAGTGGTAGTGATATAGAAGATATCAAAGCAGCACTTAGCTATGGTGTGATTAAGATGAATATTGATACAGATACACAATGGGCTTTTTGGGATGGTGTTAGAGAGTATGAACTTAAAAATAAAGCTTATTTGCAAGGACAAATTGGCAATCCTGAAGGTGATGATAAGCCAAATAAAAAATACTATGATCCAAGAGTATGGCTTAGAGCGGGAGAAGAGAGTATGATTAAACGCTTAGAGTGTGCTTTTAGTGATTTAAATTGTATCGATAGAAACTAA
- a CDS encoding major antigenic peptide/PpiC-type peptidyl-prolyl cis-trans isomerase: protein MKKISLVAAALLTGLSLNAAVVATLDGNNISDTEVNEFFAPMLRGAKITDLPAEQKKAIIDQYIVQQLVLKDAKAQKIENDPSYKEELERAKEAILVNIYQKKIFDSIKNNDAKAKKFYEANKDKFTKPAQVKAKHILVTSEKEAKDIIAELSKLSGKALNDKFAQLAKEKSIDKGSSAQGGDLGWFAESTMVKPFADAAFSMKKGTISKTPVKSDFGYHIILKEDARAKSTMSYNEVKAGIESNIKMEEFKELMNKKAQELLQKAKVEYK from the coding sequence ATGAAAAAAATTTCTTTAGTTGCTGCGGCTTTGTTAACGGGTTTGAGTTTAAATGCTGCGGTGGTTGCAACCCTTGATGGAAACAATATCAGTGATACAGAAGTGAATGAATTTTTTGCTCCTATGTTAAGAGGTGCTAAAATCACTGATTTACCAGCTGAACAAAAAAAAGCAATTATTGATCAATATATTGTTCAACAACTTGTATTAAAAGACGCTAAAGCTCAAAAAATAGAAAATGATCCTTCATATAAAGAAGAATTAGAGCGTGCTAAAGAAGCTATTTTGGTAAATATCTACCAAAAGAAAATTTTTGATTCAATTAAAAATAATGATGCTAAAGCTAAAAAATTCTATGAAGCAAATAAAGATAAATTTACCAAACCAGCTCAAGTGAAAGCTAAGCATATTTTGGTAACTAGCGAAAAAGAAGCTAAAGATATTATTGCCGAGCTTAGTAAGCTAAGTGGAAAAGCTTTAAATGATAAATTTGCTCAACTTGCAAAAGAAAAATCAATTGACAAAGGTTCTTCAGCTCAAGGTGGCGATCTTGGTTGGTTTGCTGAATCAACTATGGTAAAACCATTTGCTGATGCAGCTTTTTCTATGAAAAAAGGTACTATTTCTAAAACACCTGTAAAAAGTGATTTTGGATATCATATTATCTTAAAAGAAGATGCTAGGGCAAAAAGTACTATGAGTTATAATGAAGTAAAAGCAGGTATTGAAAGCAATATCAAAATGGAAGAATTTAAAGAACTTATGAATAAAAAAGCTCAAGAACTTCTTCAAAAAGCAAAAGTGGAATACAAATAA
- a CDS encoding sodium-dependent transporter codes for MQRQTWSNTLTYILTVAGATIGFGATWRFPYLVGENGGGAYVLAFCIAMIFIGIPVILVENVIGRRRMLNSVDAFGGKTSDGVKISNSWQGVGYMGLLGSFGIMAYYMVIGGWVLAYIFKIIIGDFNLSNPINAQYTSEFYSSTIENNPLLIGIFTTIFVIINWIILKKGVIDGIEKSVKYLMPFLFICLLVVVVRNLTLEGASEGVKFYLTPDLSKITPKLFIDVLGQVFFALSLGFGVMITLSSHLKKNENLIKTSVYTGILNTLIAVLAGFMIFPALFSVGLTPDSGPSLVFKTLPVAFSHIPFGNVICVFFFLLLIIAALTTSLPIYQVIISVLEEKFKLAKNTAINLTLGSIFVLGNLPCILTYGPLKDITIVKGKNIFDSFDFISGNIFFVLTAFFCCIYIGWILKKDAIYELSNQNTLKGSIFKLWYYYVKFIIPLVILVIFYFGIF; via the coding sequence ATGCAAAGACAAACTTGGAGCAATACGCTAACTTATATCCTTACAGTAGCAGGAGCGACTATTGGTTTTGGAGCCACTTGGCGTTTTCCATACTTAGTAGGTGAAAATGGAGGCGGTGCTTATGTTTTAGCTTTTTGTATAGCTATGATTTTTATAGGAATTCCTGTGATTTTGGTTGAAAATGTCATAGGAAGACGTAGAATGCTAAATTCAGTCGATGCTTTTGGCGGAAAAACAAGCGATGGGGTTAAAATATCTAATTCTTGGCAAGGTGTTGGCTATATGGGACTTTTAGGTAGTTTTGGAATTATGGCTTATTATATGGTAATAGGCGGATGGGTTTTGGCTTATATTTTTAAAATCATCATAGGCGATTTTAACCTTTCAAACCCCATTAATGCTCAATATACAAGCGAATTTTATAGCTCTACTATAGAAAATAATCCTTTGTTAATAGGAATTTTTACTACTATATTCGTGATAATTAACTGGATTATCTTAAAAAAAGGTGTGATTGATGGCATAGAAAAGTCAGTAAAATACCTTATGCCATTTTTATTTATCTGTCTTTTGGTTGTTGTTGTGCGTAATTTAACACTTGAGGGAGCAAGTGAGGGCGTGAAATTTTACCTTACTCCTGATCTTTCCAAAATCACTCCTAAATTGTTTATAGACGTTTTAGGGCAAGTATTTTTTGCCTTATCTTTGGGTTTTGGTGTAATGATAACCTTATCTTCTCACCTTAAGAAAAATGAGAATTTAATCAAAACTTCTGTTTATACAGGAATTTTAAATACTCTCATAGCAGTACTTGCTGGTTTTATGATTTTCCCTGCTTTATTTAGCGTAGGTTTAACCCCTGATAGTGGGCCATCTTTGGTTTTTAAAACCTTACCTGTTGCATTTTCACATATACCTTTTGGAAATGTAATTTGTGTGTTTTTCTTTTTACTTTTAATCATCGCTGCACTTACCACAAGCTTGCCAATTTATCAAGTAATTATCAGTGTTTTGGAAGAAAAATTTAAACTAGCTAAAAATACTGCTATCAATCTAACGCTTGGAAGTATTTTTGTCTTGGGAAATTTACCATGCATACTTACTTATGGTCCTTTAAAAGATATTACTATCGTCAAAGGAAAAAATATTTTTGATAGCTTTGATTTTATTAGTGGAAATATATTCTTTGTTTTAACCGCATTTTTTTGTTGTATATATATAGGTTGGATACTTAAAAAAGATGCTATTTATGAGCTTTCTAATCAAAATACTCTAAAAGGAAGTATTTTTAAACTATGGTATTACTATGTTAAGTTTATTATACCTTTGGTTATCTTAGTGATTTTTTATTTTGGTATTTTTTAA
- a CDS encoding MotA/TolQ/ExbB proton channel family protein translates to MEVKTTDDFSDLVLPEGKGSTGIVAYLKIIFIPAILYILVLLGYFGKIDFKVELHSVIMIGIIFLVALIFARHSADYASSIFEQQKDEFKLILKRYIMKHFLVIGKETKSNASFDDFAYAYVKDLRNENFASVGAAIFPMLGILGTFISIAMSMPNFNSSDTAGLEQEISVLLNGVGTAFYVSIYGIFLALWWIFFEKYGSSKFQKLLNRQKNATSDFFWSKEEIDRKYLQESLQHFEKIGTIFEHVSNEEFFKELDNTIDRKFKVFQELVNAEEKAVRLSSEHVKQTMSDLSKTQREQKDIVKTYSEIANAVNMLNSNIKDLTLRISEQYNRLLDVSSDKIVHLDKSVSALDEKVNNFSNNIEKYQNLMLDNQTKLFEGFRASIIEGMHTFKEAYEDEKNIDEKISLMQEFKEESKELDEQTTQVIAKLENQKEDEKIDDKK, encoded by the coding sequence ATGGAAGTTAAAACAACTGATGATTTTTCTGATCTTGTATTGCCTGAGGGAAAAGGTAGTACAGGAATTGTTGCTTATTTAAAGATTATTTTTATTCCTGCTATATTGTATATTTTAGTGCTTTTAGGATATTTTGGAAAGATTGATTTTAAAGTAGAATTACATAGTGTTATAATGATAGGGATTATCTTTTTAGTGGCTTTGATTTTTGCTAGACATAGTGCTGATTATGCTTCAAGTATTTTTGAGCAACAAAAAGATGAATTTAAGCTTATATTAAAACGCTATATTATGAAGCATTTTTTAGTTATAGGTAAAGAAACAAAGTCAAACGCTAGTTTTGATGATTTTGCTTATGCTTATGTGAAAGATTTGAGAAATGAAAATTTTGCTTCTGTGGGTGCAGCTATTTTTCCTATGCTTGGTATTTTAGGAACTTTTATAAGTATAGCCATGTCTATGCCAAATTTTAATTCAAGCGACACAGCAGGTTTAGAACAAGAAATTTCAGTTTTATTAAATGGAGTAGGAACAGCCTTTTATGTATCAATTTATGGAATTTTCTTAGCACTTTGGTGGATATTTTTTGAAAAATATGGCAGTAGTAAATTCCAAAAACTTCTGAATCGTCAAAAAAACGCAACAAGTGATTTTTTCTGGTCTAAAGAAGAAATTGATAGAAAATATCTTCAAGAAAGTTTGCAACATTTTGAAAAAATAGGCACGATTTTTGAGCATGTGAGTAATGAGGAATTTTTTAAAGAATTAGATAATACAATAGATAGAAAATTCAAGGTTTTTCAAGAGCTTGTAAATGCTGAGGAAAAAGCTGTAAGATTAAGCAGTGAGCATGTAAAACAAACTATGAGCGATTTGTCTAAAACCCAAAGAGAGCAAAAAGATATAGTTAAAACTTACAGCGAGATTGCAAATGCGGTAAATATGCTAAATTCAAACATAAAAGATTTAACTTTAAGAATTTCAGAGCAATACAATAGACTCTTAGATGTGAGTTCAGATAAGATTGTGCATTTGGATAAAAGTGTGAGTGCTTTGGATGAAAAGGTGAATAATTTTTCAAATAATATTGAAAAATATCAAAATCTTATGCTTGATAATCAAACTAAACTTTTTGAAGGTTTTAGGGCAAGTATTATAGAGGGTATGCATACTTTTAAAGAAGCATATGAAGATGAAAAAAATATCGATGAAAAAATTTCACTAATGCAAGAATTTAAAGAAGAAAGCAAAGAACTAGATGAGCAAACAACGCAAGTTATTGCAAAGCTTGAAAATCAAAAAGAAGATGAAAAAATAGATGATAAAAAATAA
- a CDS encoding 1-aminocyclopropane-1-carboxylate deaminase/D-cysteine desulfhydrase codes for MIASRIDVLKYKDFEFLLKRDDLLGYINGNKARKLVFFEKNKHLFKKRQRFISFGSSQSNALVALAKFCYENDFLLIFVCEKMSSFLKENPHGNLEFALKHNVELIENTNYPTRRLQALALKKDDDVFIEEGVAIKEAEFGYQQLALELSEQLNENVSIFLPSGTGTSAAFLAKHSKFKVFTCACVGDSAYLKEQILSLEPNYDFNNLTILNPPKKYHFAKPYLEFYNLYQDLKKECGVEFDLLYDMVGFKTLLAHKEQHDGKILYIHQGGLEGNISMLKRYEYKLKNTKIKNH; via the coding sequence TTGATAGCAAGTAGAATTGATGTTTTAAAATACAAAGATTTCGAATTTTTACTCAAAAGAGATGATTTACTAGGTTATATCAATGGAAATAAGGCTAGAAAACTAGTCTTTTTTGAAAAAAATAAACATTTGTTTAAAAAAAGACAAAGATTTATTTCCTTTGGCTCTTCTCAAAGCAATGCTTTGGTTGCTTTAGCTAAGTTTTGTTATGAAAATGATTTTTTGCTCATTTTTGTTTGTGAAAAAATGAGTTCTTTTTTAAAAGAAAATCCCCATGGAAATTTAGAATTTGCATTAAAACACAATGTGGAGTTGATAGAAAATACAAATTATCCTACAAGAAGATTACAGGCTTTAGCCTTAAAAAAAGATGATGATGTTTTTATAGAAGAGGGTGTGGCTATAAAAGAAGCTGAATTTGGATATCAACAACTGGCTTTAGAGCTTAGTGAGCAATTGAATGAAAATGTAAGTATTTTTTTACCTTCAGGTACAGGAACTTCTGCGGCTTTTTTGGCTAAACATAGCAAATTTAAAGTTTTTACATGTGCTTGTGTGGGAGATAGTGCGTATTTAAAAGAGCAAATTTTAAGCTTAGAGCCAAATTATGATTTTAATAATTTAACCATACTAAATCCACCTAAAAAATATCATTTTGCTAAGCCTTATTTGGAATTTTATAATCTTTATCAAGATCTAAAAAAAGAATGTGGAGTGGAGTTTGATTTGCTTTATGATATGGTGGGTTTTAAAACTTTATTAGCTCATAAAGAGCAACATGATGGAAAAATCTTATATATCCATCAAGGAGGCCTTGAAGGAAATATAAGTATGTTAAAGCGTTATGAGTATAAATTAAAAAATACCAAAATAAAAAATCACTAA
- a CDS encoding TolC family protein, which produces MRIFFLFFIAFFLNACVGVKLEQVSQDQIKKEYFEDFNASKAWWEKYNNQDLNNILKAIIDNNKDLNVARVNFLSTLARYKLLNLDFYPTLSGNLGVNIRKNLNNGAEMHSFSNGIMLNYELDIYGKISDQVASSEFLAKASEYELRSLELDTINLAINSIFELIYFNDVDRLLNNHLKNLEQMLEIYTTKFDYGKVEYIDLLNIKKSLLNTKQNIITNLQNKDLTLKNIKNLLGKDDERLINKILNYTLEDFYLQKINFDIELKMLAYRPQVQAKLNQLMASYKDYASVQKSILPSIKILGNLDGSDKNFDESFKFLILGGNVVIDLPFLDFYRVRQNVKISEFTYQARLYEYKDALQRAIHEFKLCYENDKYYNDLLNLVKDINTNQAKITQLYFEKYELGRNELKDYLDADALLINSLQELSRAKLSLLKNINLYHNIVLISE; this is translated from the coding sequence ATGAGAATATTTTTTTTATTTTTTATAGCCTTTTTTTTAAATGCTTGTGTAGGTGTAAAATTAGAGCAAGTATCTCAAGATCAAATAAAAAAAGAATATTTTGAAGATTTTAATGCAAGCAAGGCTTGGTGGGAAAAATATAATAATCAAGATTTAAATAATATCTTAAAAGCTATTATTGATAATAACAAAGATCTAAATGTAGCAAGAGTTAATTTTTTAAGCACTTTAGCTAGATATAAGCTTTTAAATTTAGATTTTTATCCTACTTTGAGTGGAAATTTAGGTGTAAATATAAGAAAAAATTTAAACAATGGTGCAGAAATGCATAGTTTTTCAAATGGCATTATGTTAAATTATGAGCTTGATATATATGGAAAAATTTCAGATCAAGTTGCTAGTTCTGAATTTTTAGCAAAAGCAAGCGAATATGAGTTACGTTCTTTAGAACTTGATACGATTAATTTGGCAATTAATAGTATTTTTGAATTAATTTATTTTAATGATGTAGATCGCTTGCTAAACAATCATTTAAAAAATCTTGAACAAATGCTAGAAATTTATACTACTAAATTTGATTATGGTAAGGTTGAATATATTGATCTTTTAAATATCAAAAAGTCTTTATTAAACACTAAACAAAACATCATTACAAATTTGCAAAATAAAGACTTAACACTTAAAAATATAAAAAATTTGCTAGGTAAAGATGATGAGCGTTTGATTAATAAAATACTAAATTACACTCTTGAGGATTTTTATTTGCAAAAAATTAATTTTGATATAGAGTTAAAAATGCTTGCTTATAGACCACAGGTTCAAGCAAAACTAAATCAACTTATGGCTTCTTATAAGGATTATGCAAGTGTGCAAAAAAGCATTTTGCCTAGTATAAAAATATTAGGAAATTTAGATGGGAGTGATAAAAATTTTGATGAAAGTTTTAAATTTTTAATCTTAGGAGGTAATGTTGTTATTGACTTACCATTTTTGGACTTTTATAGAGTAAGACAAAATGTAAAAATTTCTGAATTTACATACCAAGCACGCTTATATGAGTATAAAGACGCATTACAAAGAGCTATCCATGAGTTTAAACTTTGTTATGAAAACGATAAATACTACAATGATTTGTTAAATTTAGTAAAAGATATTAATACCAATCAAGCAAAAATTACACAATTATATTTTGAAAAATATGAATTAGGGCGTAATGAGCTAAAAGATTATCTTGATGCAGATGCTTTGCTTATTAATTCACTTCAAGAGCTTAGTAGAGCGAAACTATCTTTGCTTAAAAATATTAATTTGTATCATAATATAGTATTGATTTCAGAGTAA
- the gltS gene encoding sodium/glutamate symporter, with protein sequence MKFDFYATLVTMVIVLLLGVFVIKRVKFLRDYNIPEPVVGGGIAAIILLILHSSFSLDIKFDESMKDPLMLAFFSSIGLLADFASLKKGGRKLAVFLVVVVGLLFAQNIVGIGVATAMGQNPLMGLIAGSVTMSGGHGTGAAWAAEFIKEPYLYSSATTIAIACATFGLISGGIIGGPVARYLVNKHKLVVPKQNDDKDAILNFQSPEKERLITPSSFIESLALIALCLLIGNALSTYIKANTGFTLPTFVYCLFVGVVLRNILSATKIHHVFDREVSVLGNVSLSLFLALALMTINLWDLVTLALPMLVILVVQVAMMAAFAIFVTFRVCGKDYDAAVLAAGHCGFGLGATPTAMVNMQTVTNHYGMSHMAFIIVPLVGAFFIDIVNALVINAFLYLPFFH encoded by the coding sequence ATGAAATTTGATTTTTATGCAACGCTAGTTACTATGGTTATAGTATTGCTTTTGGGCGTTTTTGTCATTAAAAGGGTAAAATTTCTTCGTGATTATAATATCCCTGAGCCAGTTGTTGGTGGTGGAATAGCTGCGATTATTCTTTTAATCTTACATAGTTCTTTTTCATTAGACATTAAATTTGATGAATCTATGAAAGATCCGTTAATGCTTGCATTCTTTTCAAGTATTGGTTTGTTAGCCGATTTTGCTTCATTAAAAAAAGGTGGTAGAAAATTAGCGGTTTTTTTAGTTGTAGTTGTTGGCTTGCTTTTTGCGCAAAATATAGTTGGTATAGGCGTAGCAACTGCCATGGGACAAAATCCACTTATGGGGCTTATAGCAGGTTCTGTTACAATGAGTGGTGGTCATGGTACAGGTGCGGCTTGGGCGGCTGAATTTATTAAAGAACCTTATTTGTATTCTAGTGCAACTACTATTGCTATTGCTTGTGCGACTTTTGGACTTATTTCAGGTGGTATCATAGGTGGTCCTGTTGCGAGATATTTGGTTAATAAACATAAATTAGTAGTTCCAAAACAAAATGATGATAAAGATGCGATTTTAAATTTCCAATCTCCAGAAAAAGAAAGATTGATCACTCCATCTTCTTTTATAGAGTCTTTAGCATTGATTGCTTTATGTTTATTAATAGGTAATGCTTTATCTACTTATATTAAAGCAAACACAGGTTTTACTTTACCAACTTTTGTGTATTGTCTTTTTGTGGGTGTTGTTTTAAGAAATATTTTATCAGCTACAAAAATTCACCATGTGTTTGATAGAGAAGTATCAGTTTTAGGTAATGTAAGCTTGTCTTTATTCTTAGCTTTGGCGTTAATGACTATTAATCTTTGGGATCTAGTAACCCTTGCACTACCGATGCTAGTAATTTTAGTAGTACAAGTTGCTATGATGGCTGCTTTTGCTATATTTGTAACCTTTAGAGTATGTGGAAAAGACTATGATGCAGCAGTTTTAGCAGCAGGACATTGTGGTTTTGGTTTAGGTGCTACTCCAACAGCTATGGTAAATATGCAAACTGTAACAAATCACTATGGTATGAGCCATATGGCATTTATTATTGTACCTTTAGTAGGTGCATTTTTCATAGATATAGTAAATGCTTTAGTGATTAATGCTTTCTTATATCTACCATTCTTTCATTAA
- a CDS encoding OmpA family protein: MIKNNSNNEEHNFWIAYADLMAGLLFIFILLIGAIVVKYVLTQSDLQIIKENLQKQEERLRENKEELNQKEDILKNLSQKLNNTSSTLDDVNKQKQALEANITKLNQDLNSSLDEKDQQIFALLERLNKKDEEIKELERNFDEAKSKIKELGLIKENTIKNLQAKFDTNITLDSNTGAIVLPSEVLFDTNSFTLKAQAKENLKTILTQYFDNILKDENILNSIENIVIEGHTDSAGSYIYNLDLSQKRAYAVMSFIYSFYKDPRLQKLLMASGRSYSDVIIKDGKEDKEASRRIEIKFNINTNNALEKVEKYLDSK; encoded by the coding sequence ATGATAAAAAATAATTCTAACAATGAAGAACATAATTTTTGGATAGCTTATGCAGATTTAATGGCGGGCTTGCTTTTTATATTTATTTTGCTTATTGGAGCTATAGTTGTTAAGTATGTTTTAACTCAAAGTGATTTGCAAATCATAAAAGAAAATCTACAAAAACAAGAAGAGCGCTTAAGAGAGAACAAAGAAGAATTAAACCAAAAAGAAGATATTTTAAAAAATCTTAGCCAAAAACTAAATAATACTTCAAGCACACTTGATGATGTTAATAAGCAAAAACAGGCTTTAGAGGCTAATATTACTAAACTCAACCAAGATTTAAATTCAAGTTTGGATGAAAAAGATCAACAAATTTTTGCTTTGCTTGAGAGATTAAACAAAAAAGATGAAGAAATCAAAGAATTAGAGCGTAATTTTGATGAGGCAAAAAGTAAAATCAAAGAATTAGGTTTAATCAAAGAAAATACCATTAAAAATCTTCAAGCAAAATTTGATACTAATATTACTTTAGATTCTAATACAGGGGCGATAGTTTTACCTTCTGAAGTACTTTTTGATACAAATTCTTTTACGCTAAAAGCTCAAGCAAAAGAGAATTTGAAAACGATTTTAACGCAGTATTTTGACAATATTTTAAAAGATGAAAATATCTTAAATAGCATAGAAAATATAGTCATAGAAGGTCATACAGATAGTGCAGGTTCTTATATATATAATCTTGATTTATCGCAAAAAAGAGCTTATGCTGTGATGAGTTTTATATACTCATTTTATAAAGATCCAAGATTGCAAAAACTTTTAATGGCAAGTGGTAGGTCTTATTCTGATGTAATTATAAAAGATGGTAAAGAAGATAAAGAAGCAAGTCGTAGAATAGAGATTAAGTTTAATATCAATACAAATAATGCTTTAGAAAAGGTTGAAAAATACCTTGATAGCAAGTAG
- the nth gene encoding endonuclease III, whose protein sequence is MKRNLEIKKLFLEHFGQAKTELVFSNAYELIVCVMLSAQCTDKRVNLITPALFKAYPNVQNLAKANLSSLKLLINSCSFYNNKAQNLIKMAQAVCEQFNGEIPMNEQDLKTLAGVGQKTAHVVMIEWCGTNCMAVDTHVFRVSHRLNLSKAKTPEETEKDLTKIFKDNLNYLHQAMVLFGRYTCKAKNPLCKECFLNHLCKSKDKKLI, encoded by the coding sequence ATGAAAAGAAATTTAGAAATTAAAAAATTATTTTTAGAACATTTTGGACAAGCAAAAACAGAATTAGTTTTTAGTAATGCTTATGAACTTATAGTTTGTGTTATGCTCTCAGCTCAATGTACCGATAAAAGGGTCAATCTCATCACGCCGGCTTTATTTAAAGCTTATCCTAATGTGCAAAATTTAGCTAAGGCAAACTTATCATCTTTGAAGCTTTTGATTAATTCTTGCTCATTTTATAATAATAAAGCACAAAATTTAATCAAAATGGCTCAAGCAGTTTGTGAGCAATTTAATGGTGAAATCCCTATGAATGAGCAAGATTTAAAAACTCTAGCAGGAGTAGGACAAAAAACTGCACATGTAGTGATGATAGAATGGTGCGGGACTAATTGTATGGCTGTAGATACCCATGTATTTAGAGTTTCACACAGACTTAATCTTAGCAAAGCCAAAACCCCTGAAGAAACTGAAAAAGATTTAACTAAAATTTTTAAAGATAATCTAAACTATCTTCATCAAGCTATGGTGCTTTTTGGACGCTATACATGCAAGGCTAAAAATCCTTTATGTAAAGAGTGTTTTTTAAATCATTTATGTAAGAGCAAAGATAAAAAGTTAATCTAG